GATCCTCCAGCTGCAGTAGAGCCTGTTGGCCCAGTGAATCATCTTGACAGACCTGGGAAGCATATGCTGCGTAGACATTGGGTGCCTTGCACTAGATGCATTATAAAGTTAAAATTAGGAAAGCACTAGGTTCTTGGCATGTAGACTAACTAGTCTGATGTTTCATGTGGAGGCCTTCACCTAGCAAAACATCAGTCTGTAGACAACAGGGCAATCCATCACCAACCAGTTGGAAGGACTGCCATTATTTATTTGGCAAGACTTAACTATCAAACACCAGAAAACACATGGCTCTAATATCTCAATACAAAAACATGGTTTTATTTCTAATGGGAGGGAAGCGGTATGCTTTAAGAATTGTTTTACAATGTTCTGCCCTTGGACAATTGGATAAGGCAGAGATAAGCGATACATTGGGTGGATACTGAATAATATATAGTAAAATGACTACATTGTCCTCAAATGAGAGTTTGTGTCCAACGCTCAAGGTCACTTCTGTTGGAACCTTGCTGTCCAGCTTTCTCTCGTATGTCACGAGTCTTGGAGATATGACAATGTGAGACAACTTGTGCAGATACATGTTGAAACATATAACCACTGGTTGCAGCCCCTCCGCCTTGccctccactcaacccctcaAGACAGCTCACATCCATGACACACCCCTTGTTCATAACAGACCATCTCCTCTTCCTGCCTGCCTACAGTGCAGTGAGAGGAACTGTTCCATTGGTTACTTGGTTCTTCCACCCCTGTGGGTCACCAGCTGTAAATCCTGTACACTGATCTGTTCTCCTGGTTTCAACCATCACATTCTTTTCCATCTCTCTTCAGATTTCACCTCAACTTCACCACTACTGACCATCATCCCTCCTAGCAAATAAGCTTTCTTATTggaatgtatttctgatcaatgacaaagtaaaaaaaaaatcacaaaataAACTGGCCATGTTAACCCATATACACATAGGATAATAAGGCTAGTCAGAGGTTGGTCCCAGCGCAGTCAGAAACTCTGCCATCATGGTTAATGCGGTGACGGTAGCTCTTTAGAGTCACTTAAAATGAGTTAACAAACCATTTGAGGAGAGAACGGACTCTACTGCAGATCCATTCAAAAACATTCTACTGAAAAACGACtttccacacacagagaaaaagTATTTGTCCAGGTGTTATGACATGAGCCCAATGCTGGAACAAAGCAGTGTGAGGGGGAGCGGGAAAAAACAGCAGGGTCAATGAGTGACCTGAGGAAGAAGAAACTGGTGTATATCTGAGATCAGAGGCATGGAAGCCCTGGCAGGATCTCACACATGCCCAGAGTAACACTGTTTGAAATACAACTGTGTGAGTGCTACAAGCCTATAAAAGCACTGTGGCCTAAAATACATAATTCATATAATTCAGTTTATCATAGCAAACTAGCATTCATTTAGTGGTCAGCATGTTTACAGTTCAGACTCAAGGAGAAAATCTTCAACCtaaacatcaacaaaacacctaCATTTTCAACCCATGGCTTTTCATCCAGAAGCATTCAGTACTGTTATCTGGTCAAGGTGAGAGGGCCATCTAGTATACATACAAGATAACTACAGTTAGTCAAAGATGGCTTAACAGTTCATTCCATTCAGCACATTTAGGGTACAGCAATCAATCATGTGTAGTGCATAAAGTGAATAAAGACAACAGCAGTGAGGAAAGTTTAATTACGAGACGCctttattgtactttttggaatcCAGTGACACAGACGTGAGACAGAGTCCCGCCCTTCCCTTCTCACTCGTAGCCGGAGGAAGGCCTAAGGGGGAACGTACCGTTATCTCACTTGTATTCTTAAATTAAACAGAGATATAATAGAACGACACACCCAGGTGCATTTCCACAGACCAAACGACATGCATTCAAGGGACTTAGAAACCACAGCGACTCCGGTCACACAGCTCCATCTCAAAGGAAACAAAACGACAAAACAAACTCACTTAAAAAGTCAGCAAAGTCTCCCTATGGTCCACGATCAGTCTGCTAATCAAACCCTGTCCACCTTAAATCACTTCCAGGAGAAAACAACAAGGCAAAAAGACATACAGTCCAGCTATTCATACCAGGATTGCCTGCTTAAATATgtaagtgttttttttgttttgttatgtgttttttttattgatgGTGTATTTTAATTATGGAATACATTTCTCTCACTAAAAATCAGCTCATCTAGGTAAAACTAGGCCCCTCTCCACTGGCTTGTCTCCCTGCTATAGAATCTAGGTAAAATATATAAGTTCCAGTCGAGGGTGTCAGTGGGCCGTTGGTCCTCACAGAACAggagtggttcagttcagtccTCCTCACTGCCGCTGGCCGAACCCGCCTGGAACAGAAGGCCGAAGAAAAAACACTTAATCCTTCAACCCAATACAACATAGCTTGTTGATCACCAGCCTAGTCTACTGTAGACTAGACTGTAGTGTTAAAGACAATCCCCCCAAAATACTGCTGCTCTGAGTTACATAAGCTAATCAGTGTTGCCAGTGTTGCTGGCTTCGAAAGGAAGCTTAAATTGACAGTTAAGTAGTGTCTCAATGCATTTGTGCGTGTCttacctcctcctgttcctcctcgCTGTCGTCGTCGCTCACTACAGGTTTGGCCCGGGAGCCACGGCCCCTCCGGCGCTggcccttccctctgccctccttctccttcctccccaGCTTAATCTTCACCTTCACTGAACGAgctgaaagagggagaaagaaagaagaagCATGGACACAAATCCATGAGTATACAATTCCTCAAAAGTACAACAAATTATTAAAtagtttaaaggggcaatcccCGATTGCAACATCTATTTTTGGACTTTTCAATTAATGATTtacacccattgattcttgaagaatataagttataaatgcctcatgagctgagTTAAATTGTCACATTCCACCAGAACCCACAATATAATCTTGTTTTACTcctttgtaaacaatgtaattgtaaacaaacactgtacagcctcaaaacatggttaaaactataattatGCATTCATAGCtcagtctatgaatttgagagtggtttcaACAGCCCCATCAGTCAGCTATTTACCAAACACTGGTGGGGGGAGGGTGGGATGCGTTGTTGTTTGAACGGCAGATTGCCCTTTTAACAGTGGACTATGATACTAAGTGCATATGTAAATACTGTAACACTCACATTCAGACTCAGAGCCTtcgtccacctcctcctcttcttcctcactgtcctctccctcactctcctcctccttctccttttcaATCTTCTGCCTGACACTGGTGAAGACTGACTGCAGTACGATGGAGTCCTCATAGATCTAGGGGGTGAGAGACGCCACAGAGAAATATAGAAGATGTCAGCAGCAGGGTAACAGGCTACTGTGACATTTCTTCAGAGTATGAGAGGTTCCATTCAATTCACCATAAAAAGGTTGTGACAAGTCTCCTCGGATCTGTAATACATTGGGCTGAAACAGGCCCTCCATATCCCAGCACCCCCACAACGTTGTCTTATCATGCCCAACAACGGTCTGCCCTCCCCTCATTCCCTCCCTGTTGCCAGACACTCACCAGAGAGCCCTCCAGGTTGAAGGTCTGAGCGTTACTACACAGCAGCATCACATCCTTCTCCAGGTCATTCAGGCTGCGGTACTTATGGCCGCGGATCCTCTCCTGGAGGGTAAAAgaggagaggacatcagaatagTCATCAGACCAGTAGAGCACAACACAGGACTGAGAAGATCAGGACGAGACAGCTAGATGTGACTTGTCAGTCCCCTAACCTCCCAGAAGGACTATTTTACTGAATGCGATTCCCTAGTCGATTcccgcgatgtctaatattaaagaagtctcgaggtattgctcgcctgaggtagagtaccttatgataagctgtagaccacactatctaccaagagagttctcatctatattaatcgtagccgtctatttaccaccacagaccgatgccgGCACTAAGAACGCAATCAACAAACtctaaggccataagcaaacaagaaaatgctcatccaaaaGCGTCGCTTCTAGTGGCAGAGACttaaatgcaggcaaacttaaatcagttttaccagcatgtcacatctgcaaccaaaaaacaaaaaaaattctagaccacctttactccacatacagagattcatacaaagctctcccctgccttccatttggcaaatctgaccataattctatcttcctgattcctgcttacaagttaaaactaaagcaggaagtaccagggactcgctcaatacggaagtggtcagatgacgcggatgctacgctacaggactgtttgctAGCACAGAgtggaatatgttcccgggattcatccaatggcattaagGAGTATACAACCTCATTcttcggcttcatcaataagtgcatcgacgacgtccccccaacagtgaccgtacgtaccgatcccaaccagaagcaatggattacaggcaacatccgcatcgagctaaaggctagagctgccgctttcaaggagcgggacactaatccggacacttataagaaatcccgctatgccctcagacgaaccatcaaacaagcaaagtgtcaatacagcattaagattgaatcctactacaccggctctgacgctcgtcggatgtggcagggcttgaaaactattacggactacaactttaaacaggtcaacattcacaaagccgcggggccagacggattaccaggatgtgtactcaaagcatgcacggaccaactgtcaagtgacttcactgacattttcaacctctccctgaccgagtctgtaatacatacatgtttcaagcagaccaccatagtccctgtgcccaaggaagcgaaggtaacctgcctaaatgattacagccccgtagcactcacgtcggtagccatgaagtgctacCCACCTgaaaaaaaggaacacctatgtgagaatgctgttcattgactacggctcagtgttcaacaccttagtgcccacgaagctcatcactaagctaaagaccctgggactaaacacctccctctgcaactggatcctggacttcctgacgggccgcctccaggtggtaaaggtaggcaacaattcgtctgccacgctgatcctcaactctggggcccctcaggggtgtgtacttagttccctcctgtactccctgttcacccacgactccaacaccataattaagttggctgacgacaacagtggtaggcctgatcaacaacgatgagacagtctatagggaagataggtcagagacctggcagtgtggtgccaggacaacaacctctccctcaacgtgagcaagagaaaggagctgatcgtggactacaggaaaaggcgggccgaacaggccctcattaacatcgggctgtagtggagcgggtcgagagtttcaagttccttggtgtccacgtcaccaacgaactatcatggtccaaacacaccaagacagtcatgaagagggcacgacaaaacctattccccctcaggagactgaaaagatttggcatgggtccccagatcctcaaaaagttatacagctgcaccatcgagagcatcctgaccggttgcatcaccgcctggtatggctactgcttggcatctgaccctaaggcgctacagagggtagtgtgtacggcccagtacatcagtgggccaagcttcctgccatacaggacctatataataggcggtgtcagaggaaagcccataaaattgtcagagacaacagtcacccaagtcatagactgttttctctgctaccacacggcaagcggtaccggagcgacaAGTCTAGggtcaaaaggctccttaacagcttctacccccaagccataagactgctgaacaattaatcaaatggccaccggactatttacattaaccccccccccccttcccctccatttgttttgtacactgctgctactcactatttattatctatgtatagttacttcacctctacctacatgtacaaattacctcaactaacctgtacccctgcacactgactcggtaccagcgccccctgtatatagcctcattattgttattttattgttatttttattactttagtttatttggtaattattttcttaactcttcttgaactgcactgttggttaagggcttgtaagcaagcatttcacggtaaggtctacacttgttatattcggcgcatgtgacaaataaagtttgatttgatttagtcttaTAACCGATACATTAAAGGGTTAGCGCCATACCTTAATCTTCCTGAAGTCGACAGGTTTGCGGATGAGCTCGTAGTACTCAGGCAGCTCCTTGCGGGATGGCAGCTGGATGAAGACTTCACTCAGCTGGCGCCCATTGCTGCTGTGAAATAGGAGAACAGGGAAACTCCGGGATTAGTCCacctcaacatgctctgctctgACCATTACATGACAAAGTAGGTTGTGTTTGTATATGTTGTCATGTGCTGATCTTCACTGAGTTGTCATCCAGACATAGGAGCTCACCAACTCACCCGTCCTTGTACTTGATGACAGTGTCCACCACCTTTTTCATCTTCTTGGTGAGGGATGGGGGGTTAGGGGACAGTTTTTCAGCCGGAGGACGCCCGCGTTTTTTGGCCTTCTTGACCTCCTCATCCTTGTCACGGCTGCGACCACCGCCACCACCGCTGGAGCTGGGCGTGGCTGGGCCGGGCATGTCGTCACGGTCTCGCTTGCGCTTCCGGGTCGTCTTCTTGTGACGCACCTCCTCCTCGAGGTCCTCCAGATTACCGTCCTCTATGGCCTGTTGGAGGGGGAACCACACATCAGCATTGCAGGGCATAGACGATAGAGGACGGTAATCTCAGTTATAGGACTTTCAATTATTAGCTAAAATCTTTTTCAACTACAACAGTTGGATAGCTGACCTTGAGCCACTGCTTCTCTGTGAGTGAGTCGCTGTAGTCCACCTCCTTGCGCTGGCGAGAGCCGCGACCAaatatcttctcctcctcctcctcacaggtGAGCCGCTCCACCTCGGCATCATCCTTTAGGATCCAGGTGGGCAGCTCGTCATCCTCCATCAGACGGGGCTTTCTCTTGGGGTTGCGGGCGTCCTCACGGCGCCGGTCCAGGTCCATACGCTGGAGGGGAGGTACAGTGTAAGAAAAGAGGAAAAAAACAGTTGAAGAATGGTAGATTTCCATCGTAAGTCTATGTATCGGCCATTTTATCAGACTTGAGGTTGTGTCAAAGCCTCCAACAGGGCAGTCTTCAGTCTAGAGACTGACAGTGAAGCCTCCAGTTGCCTCAAGCAAGACTCAGACTACATTACTGTAAATCTTGAAGAATTATGGGACTGACCATGAACTGGTCAAACTCCTCCTCGCTCCTGGCAATCATCTGGTTGACAGTCTCATCATCAGGCACCTCGTCCTCCTCCTGTAGACAATAGAAAGGGTGAGCACAGGGCTGTTAGTGGTGCCTCAGTCTCTGAACTAGAATTCTTGAATGCTTATCAGTTATGTTAGTATCATATAAAGTGCATTGTAACATGTAGCGCGTGATGTATTGGAGTGAATATCCTACAATACGTGTGATGCATACGTCTACCAGAAAACCACTGCTCCTACTAACTGTATAGATAGTAGCCGTCCTAGCTGGAAGTCTGTTCTATGTTATTGAAAAAGAGCTtcattaaataaattaaaaaaaaaaatttttttaagaaagcaggaagaggagaagaggaaaccAAACCTAAAAAAAGGAACAGCCCCTAAATTCAGAAGGTAGAGAAAAAAAAGGAAAGAAAGGTTAAATGGTAGGGAGGCGTGTGGGTGGACGTGATCACACCCACCAACGCCCCCCCAGCGCGCCAGCCCCCTGGGGCCCCGACCTCGTCCTGTTCCTCATGCTCCAGGATGGCCTGCAGGAAGGCACGGCGCTCATGACTCGACGACTTCTGGTCGAACATGCCGGCCTGGATGACCTTCTGGTCCACATTCAGCTTGTACTTGGCCGCCGCCAGGATCTTCTCCTCCACACTTTGAACGGTGCAGAGACGCAACACACGCACCTCGTTCCGCTGCCCGATACGGTGGGCTCTGTCCTGGGCCTGCAGGTCCTGtacaagggagggagagagaaagagagtggtgaGTGATCAGAGTTAGGGGAAGGGTCGGAGTTGGCTATGTTACCTCACAAAATCACCTCAATAGCCACTAATCCCAGCTGTTTTCTAAATATATATCAATAACTCCAGTGAGATTCCTAGATCATAACACTACAGTAGAGGGTAATGAGCTGAACCTGATGTGGGTTCCAGTCGGAGTCAAAGATGACCACAGTGTCAGCAGACTGAAGGTTGAGGCCCAGCCCGCCGGCCCTGGTGCTGAGCAGGAACACAAAGTACTGAGAGTCGGGGTCATTGAAGGTCTTCAAAAGCATCCCACGATCCTCAGCCTTAGTGGTTCCTATGGACAAAGACCAATGGTGTTAGTTACCAGTTTCCACAGAACAACAGCAGGAGGGATTTGCAAATAACATGAGCTCGTGAACGTACATCAGCCTCCCCACATCACAATGTTGAGCCATTGTGTTCTAGTAAACTGCATACTGTAAGTACAAAACAAATCCTACACATAGTTCTGTATTTCTCATAGTACAAAATACTTCTGGAATTTGTCTTGAATTCATTTTCCCAGCACCAGACTAAATCACTTTCCTATCCCGCCTCTCACCGTCCAGACGCAGGTACTTAAAGTTGCGCCAGCCAAAGTAGTCCTCCATGATGGTCATGGTGGAAGTCATCTGACAGAAGAGCAGGACCTTGTGGTTGGTGACCATCAGCTTGGGCAGGATACGGTCTAGCAGCTCAAACTTCCCAGCTGCGCGGTACAGGTCAGGTCTGGAGGGAGCAGGGGACGAGAACAGAGGGGTGGATGAGGGAACGCACCACACATAGTAAGATCAACCACAAGACCATGAAGCGTCAACATGCAACGTCAGCAGAAGATTTGCTTACCCAGACACTACACCTCCAGTGAATCCCAAATGCTCAGAGAAGGACTCCTGTGAACAGACGAGTCACAACTATTCGGTTAAAATGAGAAGCTTTAACCACAATCTTACACTTCAGTCAACATCTCTTCTCAATTCATGGAAGAGTTGAGGTAGGCCCTTGCACTGTACCTCGATCTGCTGGAACATGTAGGGATGGTTACAGATCTTCCTCAGCTGCATGATGGTGTTCATCAGGGTCTTGGTGCCTCCTTTACCCTGAAACACAACACTCTGCCACTTAGTCATCCTGTAGTACCCATCTAAACAGCCCAGTATAACTGACCCCCTGTCAGTTGTTAGGGGGTGTATGGAGAGCAGTGACGGGGGTTCTCTACTCCTCCTTACCTTCTTGTCTTTCTCAGAGCCGTCGGTGAGCAGCACACCCTTAGCCTGCAtgtgtctgtacagcactctcTGCAGGGCCGACATGTCACACTTGATCACATACTCCAcctggggcacacacacacacacacacacacacacacacacacacggagagaacAGGTTAAAACATTGCATTGATTGGACAGATATGAGTTTAAAGTACTGAAAAAAATCAATTGATTGATCTTTATTGTCCTTGGAGACTGAAAGCCAAGTGATTGACAGGAGTCAGACCTTCTCAGGCAGCTGGGACTCCACTTCCTTTTTCAGTCTGCGCAGCAGGAAGGGGCGTAGCACTTTGTGCAAACGACGGATAATCAGGATGGTCTCTTCCTCGTTCAGATCCACCTAGGttcgagagagaggggggtatgaGTCCAGCCATGATGACCCCAATGTCTCCAAAACACCCCCCTCCACAGCCCTGACTAACTCACCTTCTCTCCTGTCATGGCGAAGGGGGCGTTGAACCACTGCTCGAAGGTTGTGCAGGACTTGAAGATGGTCGGCAGCAGGAAGTTGAGCAGGGCCCAAAGCTCCGGCAGCTTGTTCTGCAGCGGGGTGCCGGTCAGCAGCAGACGCCGCGGGGCCAGGTAGTGGGTGTTCAGAACCACAGTCAGCTTACAGTGGTGGTTTTTCATACGGTGGCCCTCGTCCACTATCATGTACTTCCATCGCAGCTGAGAGGGAAAGAGTACAGTGGCGTGAGAAGTTGAAATGGAAGTTTTCATAGGTTTACCTGTCTGACTAGGGACATTTCTAAGGCGGTGTATAATTGCACAGGGTGATTTGAAGAGGTGGGTCCCTACCTTAGCCAGCACTTGCTTGTCTTTGATGATGTACTCGTAGGTGGTGAGCAGTACGTTGAACTTGCCGCTGCGCAGGATGGGGAGGAATGCCCGGCGAGCTTGTGGTGAGCCCTGGACATAGACATAGTAGAACACACATCAATTTTACATCTACAGAACACTATAATCAAAGGATATTCACATGTACATGCGGACCACCTACTACGCAATTGTCAAACTTCACCCTGGAAGAAGCGTTGAAGGGCTACTCACTTTGTAAGAgactttcaccacagatggagcCCACTTATCAAACTCATACACCCAGTTGGACAGAGTTCTGAAAACAAAGACGGGAGATACATTTATAAACATATACTTTCTCTGTCCACCTCAAGGTCGCACTGACATAACACAAGGCAAAAATACCCATGACTGTGGAAAATACCCATAACAGCCCTTCTGCGCTTGTATCTGTATAATTACAGGAGAACATCTCGATTGAAACAACAGAAATAGTGCATCAGTCCCGGTCTATAAAGGAGCAGAGAAGTGACTAGAGgaaaggagaggcagagggacTCACGAGAGGGGCACGATGATGAGGAAGGGGCCGTTGATGCGCTTGTGCTCCATGAGGTAGGTGATGAGGCCGATGGTCT
The sequence above is a segment of the Salvelinus alpinus chromosome 1, SLU_Salpinus.1, whole genome shotgun sequence genome. Coding sequences within it:
- the LOC139532695 gene encoding transcription activator BRG1-like isoform X2, coding for MSTPDPPMGGTPRPGPSPGPGPSPGAMMGPSPSPGSAHSMMGPSPGPPASGHSHPQQGPSGYPQENMHQMHKPMEGMHEKGMSDDPRYGPMKSMGMRPGGGHIGMGPPPSPMDQHSQGYPSPLGGSEHSPSPVPANGPPPGPMMPSGPGVPMESGDPQSMGQQNRVGVPGPSGSSGPGGVGPGGPTPFNQNQLHQLRAQIMAYKMLARSQPLPDHLQMAVQGKRPMPGMQQQPGMPNMPPSSGPGAGPGHPPANYNRQLGMVGPNMPPPGPSGVPPGMQGQPTNGPPKQWPEGPMVNAAAPSSAPQKLIPPQPTGRPSPAPPSVPPAASPVMPPQTQSPGQPPQPPPMVLHQKQNRITPIQKPRGLDPVEILQEREYRLQARITHRIQELEHLPGSLAGDLRTKANIELKALRLLNFQRQLRQEVVVCMRRDTALETALNAKAYKRSKRQSLREARITEKLEKQQKIEQERKRRQKHQEYLNSILQHAKDFKEYHRSITAKLQKATKAVATYHANTEREQKKENERIEKERMSRLMAEDEEGYRKLIDQKKDKRLAYLLQQTDEYVANLTDLVRAHKADQALKDKKKKKKKKKKKKKPESGEGQPPALGPDGEPLDETSQMSDLPVKVIHVDSGKILTGLDAPRAGQLDTWLEMNPGYEVAPRSDSEDSGSEEEEEEEEEPQPSQAPTEEKKKIPDPDTEDVSEVDVRYIIEGAKQDVDDEYNSAEAAFARGLQSYYAVAHAVTETVDKQSTLLVNGQLKHYQIKGLEWLVSLYNNNLNGILADEMGLGKTIQTIGLITYLMEHKRINGPFLIIVPLSTLSNWVYEFDKWAPSVVKVSYKGSPQARRAFLPILRSGKFNVLLTTYEYIIKDKQVLAKLRWKYMIVDEGHRMKNHHCKLTVVLNTHYLAPRRLLLTGTPLQNKLPELWALLNFLLPTIFKSCTTFEQWFNAPFAMTGEKVDLNEEETILIIRRLHKVLRPFLLRRLKKEVESQLPEKVEYVIKCDMSALQRVLYRHMQAKGVLLTDGSEKDKKGKGGTKTLMNTIMQLRKICNHPYMFQQIEESFSEHLGFTGGVVSGPDLYRAAGKFELLDRILPKLMVTNHKVLLFCQMTSTMTIMEDYFGWRNFKYLRLDGTTKAEDRGMLLKTFNDPDSQYFVFLLSTRAGGLGLNLQSADTVVIFDSDWNPHQDLQAQDRAHRIGQRNEVRVLRLCTVQSVEEKILAAAKYKLNVDQKVIQAGMFDQKSSSHERRAFLQAILEHEEQDEVGAPGGWRAGGALEEDEVPDDETVNQMIARSEEEFDQFMRMDLDRRREDARNPKRKPRLMEDDELPTWILKDDAEVERLTCEEEEEKIFGRGSRQRKEVDYSDSLTEKQWLKAIEDGNLEDLEEEVRHKKTTRKRKRDRDDMPGPATPSSSGGGGGRSRDKDEEVKKAKKRGRPPAEKLSPNPPSLTKKMKKVVDTVIKYKDGSNGRQLSEVFIQLPSRKELPEYYELIRKPVDFRKIKERIRGHKYRSLNDLEKDVMLLCSNAQTFNLEGSLIYEDSIVLQSVFTSVRQKIEKEKEEESEGEDSEEEEEEVDEGSESESRSVKVKIKLGRKEKEGRGKGQRRRGRGSRAKPVVSDDDSEEEQEEAGSASGSEED
- the LOC139532695 gene encoding transcription activator BRG1-like isoform X4, which codes for MSTPDPPMGGTPRPGPSPGPGPSPGAMMGPSPSPGSAHSMMGPSPGPPASGHSHPQQGPSGYPQENMHQMHKPMEGMHEKGMSDDPRYGPMKSMGMRPGGGHIGMGPPPSPMDQHSQGYPSPLGGSEHSPSPVPANGPPPGPMMPSGPGVPMESGDPQSMGQQNRVGVPGPSGSSGPGGVGPGGPTPFNQNQLHQLRAQIMAYKMLARSQPLPDHLQMAVQGKRPMPGMQQQPGMPNMPPSSGPGAGPGHPPANYNRQLGMVGPNMPPPGPSGVPPGMQGQPTNGPPKQWPEGPMVNAAAPSSAPQKLIPPQPTGRPSPAPPSVPPAASPVMPPQTQSPGQPPQPPPMVLHQKQNRITPIQKPRGLDPVEILQEREYRLQARITHRIQELEHLPGSLAGDLRTKANIELKALRLLNFQRQLRQEVVVCMRRDTALETALNAKAYKRSKRQSLREARITEKLEKQQKIEQERKRRQKHQEYLNSILQHAKDFKEYHRSITAKLQKATKAVATYHANTEREQKKENERIEKERMSRLMAEDEEGYRKLIDQKKDKRLAYLLQQTDEYVANLTDLVRAHKADQALKDKKKKKKKKKKKKKPESGEGQPPALGPDGEPLDETSQMSDLPVKVIHVDSGKILTGLDAPRAGQLDTWLEMNPGYEVAPRSDSEDSGSEEEEEEEEEPQPSQAPTEEKKKIPDPDTEDVSEVDVRYIIEGAKQDVDDEYNSAEAAFARGLQSYYAVAHAVTETVDKQSTLLVNGQLKHYQIKGLEWLVSLYNNNLNGILADEMGLGKTIQTIGLITYLMEHKRINGPFLIIVPLSTLSNWVYEFDKWAPSVVKVSYKGSPQARRAFLPILRSGKFNVLLTTYEYIIKDKQVLAKLRWKYMIVDEGHRMKNHHCKLTVVLNTHYLAPRRLLLTGTPLQNKLPELWALLNFLLPTIFKSCTTFEQWFNAPFAMTGEKVDLNEEETILIIRRLHKVLRPFLLRRLKKEVESQLPEKVEYVIKCDMSALQRVLYRHMQAKGVLLTDGSEKDKKGKGGTKTLMNTIMQLRKICNHPYMFQQIEESFSEHLGFTGGVVSGPDLYRAAGKFELLDRILPKLMVTNHKVLLFCQMTSTMTIMEDYFGWRNFKYLRLDGTTKAEDRGMLLKTFNDPDSQYFVFLLSTRAGGLGLNLQSADTVVIFDSDWNPHQDLQAQDRAHRIGQRNEVRVLRLCTVQSVEEKILAAAKYKLNVDQKVIQAGMFDQKSSSHERRAFLQAILEHEEQDEVGAPGGWRAGGALEEDEVPDDETVNQMIARSEEEFDQFMRMDLDRRREDARNPKRKPRLMEDDELPTWILKDDAEVERLTCEEEEEKIFGRGSRQRKEVDYSDSLTEKQWLKAIEDGNLEDLEEEVRHKKTTRKRKRDRDDMPGPATPSSSGGGGGRSRDKDEEVKKAKKRGRPPAEKLSPNPPSLTKKMKKVVDTVIKYKDGNGRQLSEVFIQLPSRKELPEYYELIRKPVDFRKIKERIRGHKYRSLNDLEKDVMLLCSNAQTFNLEGSLIYEDSIVLQSVFTSVRQKIEKEKEEESEGEDSEEEEEEVDEGSESESRSVKVKIKLGRKEKEGRGKGQRRRGRGSRAKPVVSDDDSEEEQEEAGSASGSEED